One window of the Microvirga mediterraneensis genome contains the following:
- the pgeF gene encoding peptidoglycan editing factor PgeF, with translation MFIQAPALAAHSGLRHAFFTRQGGTSDGIYASLNGGIGSSDEPARVQENRRRMTQALGVEQDALISVYQVHSPDAVFVEGPWQGERPKADAMVTATPGLALGITTADCGPVLFADMEARVIGAAHAGWRGAVTGVLEATVEAMEHLGAKRERIVAVLGPTISQKAYEVGPDFIRRFAEEAPGHERFFKDAERLDHAMFDLPGFIGARLEAAGIGAFADLGLCTYSDEERFFSYRRTTHRKEPDYGRLISAIALTP, from the coding sequence ATGTTCATTCAAGCCCCTGCCCTCGCGGCCCATTCCGGCCTCCGCCATGCCTTCTTCACCCGCCAGGGCGGCACGTCGGACGGGATCTATGCCTCTCTCAACGGTGGAATCGGGTCATCGGACGAGCCCGCGAGGGTGCAGGAGAACCGCCGTCGCATGACGCAGGCCCTGGGTGTCGAACAGGACGCCCTGATCAGCGTCTATCAGGTCCATTCCCCCGATGCGGTGTTCGTCGAGGGGCCCTGGCAGGGCGAGCGGCCCAAGGCCGACGCCATGGTGACGGCCACCCCGGGCCTCGCCCTCGGCATCACCACGGCCGATTGCGGGCCGGTGCTGTTCGCCGACATGGAAGCGCGCGTGATCGGAGCCGCTCATGCAGGCTGGCGCGGCGCCGTGACGGGCGTCCTCGAGGCCACCGTCGAGGCCATGGAGCACCTCGGAGCCAAGCGTGAAAGGATCGTCGCGGTGCTCGGTCCGACGATCAGCCAGAAGGCCTACGAGGTCGGGCCGGACTTCATCCGGCGCTTCGCCGAGGAGGCGCCCGGGCACGAGCGCTTCTTCAAGGACGCCGAGAGGCTGGACCATGCCATGTTCGACCTTCCGGGCTTCATCGGCGCGCGCCTCGAAGCTGCGGGCATCGGCGCCTTCGCCGATCTCGGGCTCTGCACCTATTCCGACGAGGAACGGTTCTTCAGCTACCGCCGCACGACCCATCGCAAGGAGCCGGATTACGGTCGGCTGATCTCGGCGATCGCGCTCACTCCTTGA
- a CDS encoding class I SAM-dependent methyltransferase, with protein MSPLKDTLRETIALEGPITVERYMSLCLRHYYATRDPLGVAGDFTTAPEISQMFGELIGIWLMEIWNGMGRPSGCRLVELGPGRGTLMADLLRATRLLPDFKAAATVHLVETSPSLRRKQRDALAATGFSLQWHDRIEDVPPGPTLLVANEFFDALPVRQFVGTERGWCERLVGIEDERLIFGLRPEPEPALGTPLKPGDTLEWPGASIDVMSELARRLARDAGAALILDYGYWGPAFGDTLQALKAHRPVDPLEEPGEADLTTHVDFHRLAQAAIVQGARAHGIVTQGDFLQSLGIDARASALKARATPAQAAAIDQALARLTERGPTGMGDLFKVLAVTHEAIEAVPGLPALSPTS; from the coding sequence GTGAGCCCGCTGAAGGATACCTTACGCGAGACGATCGCCCTCGAGGGGCCGATCACGGTCGAGCGCTACATGAGTCTGTGCCTAAGGCACTACTACGCCACCCGCGATCCGCTGGGCGTTGCCGGCGACTTCACCACGGCTCCCGAGATCAGCCAGATGTTCGGCGAGCTGATCGGCATCTGGCTCATGGAGATCTGGAACGGGATGGGGCGCCCCAGCGGCTGCCGGCTCGTCGAGCTGGGACCGGGCCGCGGCACCCTCATGGCCGACCTGCTGCGGGCGACACGGCTCCTGCCCGACTTCAAGGCTGCCGCCACCGTCCATCTGGTCGAGACGAGCCCGTCCTTGAGAAGGAAGCAGCGGGATGCCCTCGCGGCCACCGGCTTCTCCCTTCAATGGCATGACCGGATCGAGGACGTGCCGCCGGGCCCGACCCTGCTCGTCGCCAATGAGTTCTTCGACGCCTTGCCGGTGCGCCAGTTCGTCGGCACCGAGCGGGGGTGGTGCGAGCGCCTTGTCGGGATCGAGGATGAGCGGCTGATCTTCGGCCTGCGCCCGGAGCCGGAGCCCGCCCTCGGCACGCCCTTGAAGCCCGGCGACACCCTCGAATGGCCGGGCGCATCCATCGACGTCATGAGCGAGCTCGCCCGGCGGCTGGCACGCGATGCGGGCGCGGCTCTGATCCTCGATTACGGCTATTGGGGCCCGGCCTTCGGCGACACGCTGCAGGCGCTCAAGGCGCACAGGCCCGTCGATCCTCTGGAGGAACCGGGTGAAGCGGATCTCACGACCCATGTCGACTTCCACCGTCTCGCCCAGGCGGCAATCGTGCAAGGGGCAAGGGCTCACGGCATCGTCACCCAGGGCGATTTTCTTCAATCCCTCGGCATCGACGCCCGCGCCTCCGCCCTGAAGGCACGGGCGACACCCGCGCAGGCCGCCGCTATCGATCAGGCGCTTGCCCGCCTGACGGAGCGCGGACCGACCGGAATGGGTGATCTGTTTAAGGTTTTGGCCGTTACACATGAGGCGATCGAAGCCGTGCCCGGCTTGCCCGCCCTGTCTCCCACGTCCTGA
- a CDS encoding SDR family oxidoreductase, with product MNKAALVTGGAQRIGRRIVERLVDEGYAVAIHCRRSTDEADAMAARIRERGGRAAVVQADLADGAAVERIVPSAVRELGPLTLLVNNASEFEPDEVETLSQDRWDRHFAVTLRAPAFLARDFAHQLPADGHGCIVNIVDQRVWKLTPQFFSYTLTKAALFTATQTMAQALAPRIRVNAIGPGPTLSNVRQGDEDFSKQSEAVLLGRGGTPDEIADAVLYLAKAGSVTGQMIAVDGGQHLAWETPDVAGIKE from the coding sequence ATGAACAAAGCCGCTCTCGTAACCGGCGGTGCGCAGCGCATCGGGCGGCGCATCGTCGAACGGCTCGTCGACGAGGGCTATGCGGTGGCGATCCATTGCCGGCGCTCGACCGATGAGGCGGACGCGATGGCCGCGCGGATACGCGAGCGGGGCGGGCGCGCCGCCGTCGTTCAGGCCGATCTCGCGGATGGCGCTGCGGTGGAGCGCATCGTGCCGTCGGCCGTTCGGGAGTTGGGACCTCTGACGCTGCTCGTCAACAACGCCTCCGAGTTCGAGCCCGATGAGGTCGAGACGCTTTCGCAGGATCGATGGGATCGGCATTTCGCCGTCACCCTGCGCGCCCCGGCCTTTCTCGCCCGCGACTTCGCCCATCAGCTTCCCGCCGATGGGCATGGCTGCATCGTCAATATCGTCGATCAGCGCGTGTGGAAGCTGACGCCGCAATTCTTCTCCTACACGCTGACCAAGGCCGCGTTGTTCACCGCGACGCAAACCATGGCTCAGGCGCTCGCGCCGCGTATCCGCGTCAACGCCATCGGGCCCGGTCCGACATTGTCGAACGTGCGTCAGGGCGATGAGGATTTTTCCAAGCAGAGCGAGGCGGTGCTGCTGGGGCGCGGCGGCACGCCGGACGAGATCGCCGATGCGGTGCTCTATCTGGCGAAAGCAGGTAGCGTCACAGGCCAGATGATCGCCGTCGATGGCGGCCAGCATCTCGCCTGGGAAACGCCCGACGTCGCCGGCATCAAGGAGTGA